The Euleptes europaea isolate rEulEur1 chromosome 19, rEulEur1.hap1, whole genome shotgun sequence genome includes a window with the following:
- the RFFL gene encoding E3 ubiquitin-protein ligase rififylin, with amino-acid sequence MWAACCSWSCLNGLPEEMQAHPQQGTRTQAYSNAGYSSFPSPTGSEQSCKACGAHFNNASLKHVCLDCKKNFCPACSHQPESGPCLCLLCERFRATNFQREELIKMKVKDLRDYLELREISTEMCREKDELVFLIIGQQPPFSQGDRTTWAAPLTTDPAAPQPDFEAVLQTGLPEPTSMDVSPMWDSPDLILQTEETPQANGHVPLSQDDMAEVENAVEAMTEEETQSTDSEDTLVLGRRASLSDLTSVQDIDALSVRQLKEILARNFVNYKGCCEKWELMERVTRLYQEKDLQQLVSDTDDQTASSGNTTLPGSEENLCKVCMDSVIDCVLLECGHMVTCTKCGKRMNECPICRQYVIRAVHVFRS; translated from the exons ATGTGGGCAGCTTGCTGCAGCTGGTCGTGCCTCAATGGACTCCCGGAGGAGATGCAGGCCCACCCGCAGCAGGGGACTCGCACGCAGGCCTACTCCAACGCGGGCTACAGCTCCTTCCCTTCGCCCACGGGTTCCGAGCAGAGCTGCAAGGCCTGCGGGGCGCACTTCAACAACGCCTCCCTGAAG CACGTCTGCTTGGACTGCAAAAAGAACTTCTGCCCGGCCTGTTCGCATCAGCCTGAAAGCGGCCCCTGCCTTTGTCTCCTCTGCGAGCGGTTCCGCGCCACGAACTTCCAGCGAGAGGAGCTGATCAAGATGAAGGTGAAGGACTTGCGGGACTACTTGGAGCTGCGGGAGATCTCCACGGAGATGTGTCGCGAGAAGGACGAGCTGGTGTTTCTGATCATCGGCCAGCAGCCCCCGTTCTCCCAGGGGGACAGGACTACTTGGGCGGCGCCATTGACGACGGACCCCGCTGCGCCGCAGCCGGATTTTGAGGCTGTGCTGCAAACCGGATTGCCAGAGCCTACCTCAATGGACgtctctcccatgtgggactcgCCAGATCTGATCTTGCAGACGGAGGAAACCCCGCAG GCAAATGGGCATGTGCCGCTGAGCCAAGATGACATGGCGGAAGTCGAGAACGCAGTCGAAGCAATGACCGAGGAAGAGACGCAG TCCACCGACTCGGAGGATACCTTGGTTTTGGGACGCAGGGCCTCGCTCTCTGACCTGACCAGCGTGCAAGACATCGACGCCCTCTCGGTACGGCAGCTGAAGGAGATCCTTGCCCGCAACTTTGTGAATTacaagggctgttgtgagaagtGGGAGCTGATGGAGAGGGTGACTCGCCTTTACCAAGAGAAGGACCTTCAGCAACtgg tttCCGACACGGATGATCAAACCG CTTCGTCCGGTAACACCACGCTCCCCGGCTCGGAAGAGAACCTCTGCAAGGTCTGCATGGACTCAGTTATCGACTGCGTCCTCCTGGAGTGCGGGCATATGGTCACCTGCACGAAATGCGGGAAGCGGATGAACGAGTGCCCCATCTGCCGGCAGTATGTGATCAGAGCCGTACACGTCTTCCGGTCTTAA